The Desulfotignum phosphitoxidans DSM 13687 DNA window CCGTGGTGACCCACACGGTCAAGCCCATTGTGTTCATCGGGTATTCCGGCCGGGGCACAGAACTGGTGCTGGAAATGGCGGCCCAGGTGGCCGGCGGTATGGACAAACTGCGGCAGAAACCGTTCCTGGCCCTGTATCCGGAACCGATTTCTCCTTTGGTGCAGCCGGAAGAAACCGTGGACCGGATCTTTGCGGCAGCCGATTATTTTATTCCCCAGGTGCCGGGACCGGCCGTGCAGATGGGGGCCACGGGCCCCATGACCATGGCCGGGGTGGTGACCCTGATCACGGCGGAATCGTTGATGTGCCTGGTCTTGGCCCAGCTGCGCCAGCCCGGATGCCCCGTGTGTCTGAGCGGCAATGTCCAGATCCTGAACATGTCCACCGGGGTGTTTGGTGTGGGATATCCGGAGATGAGTCTGGGAATCTCGGCCCAGGCGGAAGTGGCCCAGTCGTTTGATCTGCCCACCTGGGGATATGCCGGGTGCACGGACGCCAAGGGGGTGGATGCCCAGGCCGGTCTGGAAAGCGGATTTTCCATCATCACCCAGGCCCTGGCCGGGCTCAACCTGATCCATGACGTGGGGTATCTGGACCAGGCCATGGTGTGTTCCGCAGCCCAGCTGGTGCTGGGCAACGAAGCCGTGGGCATGGCGAAAAAATTCATGAAAGGGATCCGGGTAGATGCCGCAACCATTGCCCGGCAGGTGATCGGGGATATCGGGCCCGGCGGGCATTTTCTGGCCCACCGCCATACGGTGGATCATTGCCGCACGGCCGTGTGGGGATCAAAATTGCTGGCCAGAGAACCCTATGAAATCTGGCAGGAAAAAGGGGAAAAAGATATGGCACAACGGATCCAGGATCGGCTGGCCGATATTCTGGATCACCACAAGGTGCCGGGGCTGCCCGAAAAAGTGCTGGCAGCCATGGCAGAGATCCGGGAAGCCGGGGTAAAGGAACTGACTGCTGGTTGACAGGAGAAAACATGATGACCCGAAAATTGCCGAAATCCCCGGAGCCGTCCCTGGAAAATCTGGAAAAACTGGACGGCATGGCCCGGCGAATTCTCTCAGAGATCGGTATCCGGATCTTAAGCCGGCCGTATCTGGATCTTTTGTCGGAAAAGGGAATATCCATGAAAGCGGACCGGGCCGTGTTTTCTCCGGATCAGGTGGATGCGCTGCTGGGCAGCGCCCCGGCACAATTCACCCTGCACGGTATTTCACGGGAACATGACATGATCTTGGGAGATGGATCGTCCAGCCTGGCCCCGGGTTATGGATGCGCGTCCGTCATGGATCCGGACGGCAATATCCGAAATGCTATTTTCCAGGATCATGTGGATTTTTTGAAACTGGTACAGGTCAGTGACCTGTTTCACATTAACGGCGGGATCCTGGCCCAGCCTTCGGATGTGGCTGCTAAGGTCAGTCACCTGGCCATGATGTA harbors:
- a CDS encoding trimethylamine methyltransferase family protein, with translation MIHSGAIQSQRPYMRILSDDQIFEIRRAAFDIMYSVGFRVLHDGARQMLKKAGAVVAGDHVRVPEFIVKQCLTTAPNGFVLYDRHGNRALEVEGRKSYYGTSTGSPRTKDARTGEIHPTTVADISIGAKVADACENIDWVMPMGSCQDVPAIAADLYEFEAVVTHTVKPIVFIGYSGRGTELVLEMAAQVAGGMDKLRQKPFLALYPEPISPLVQPEETVDRIFAAADYFIPQVPGPAVQMGATGPMTMAGVVTLITAESLMCLVLAQLRQPGCPVCLSGNVQILNMSTGVFGVGYPEMSLGISAQAEVAQSFDLPTWGYAGCTDAKGVDAQAGLESGFSIITQALAGLNLIHDVGYLDQAMVCSAAQLVLGNEAVGMAKKFMKGIRVDAATIARQVIGDIGPGGHFLAHRHTVDHCRTAVWGSKLLAREPYEIWQEKGEKDMAQRIQDRLADILDHHKVPGLPEKVLAAMAEIREAGVKELTAG